In Actinoplanes sp. NBC_00393, a single genomic region encodes these proteins:
- a CDS encoding glycoside hydrolase family 53 protein, which translates to MKLATVVAAILAVTLIPAPAAAVEKPGLTMRGADISTLPRALELGAKFYDARGKRDNPYDILRKAGANYARLRIWNDPTSGYSNKAHVLRQARAIKASGLRLLIDFHYSDTWADPGKQFIPAAWEGHSLEQLQKDVYDYTYDVCTSLKRQGTTPDSIQIGNEINVGMLWPAGYVNNSDFGPLAGLLKSGYAATKACNRATQVMIHTALAGNIDAAHWFYDGITAQGVKWDITALSYYCMWHGSLDNLRTVLTDVKARYAKPVVIAETAYPWTTENFDHLENIILSDAPCDGIPATRQGQAQQFAQVQQVAREAGALGVFYWEPTWTAIDGNGWDTEDILNSGNAWENMATFDDGGRVNPYLRWQR; encoded by the coding sequence ATGAAACTCGCCACCGTGGTCGCCGCCATCCTCGCGGTGACCCTCATCCCCGCACCCGCTGCCGCAGTCGAAAAACCAGGTCTCACCATGCGCGGCGCCGACATCTCCACCCTGCCGCGCGCGCTCGAACTCGGCGCGAAGTTCTACGACGCCCGCGGCAAGCGGGACAACCCCTACGACATCCTGCGCAAAGCCGGCGCGAACTACGCCCGGCTGCGCATCTGGAACGACCCGACCAGCGGCTACAGCAACAAGGCCCACGTCCTCCGCCAGGCGCGGGCGATCAAGGCCAGCGGCCTTCGTCTCTTGATCGACTTCCACTACTCGGACACCTGGGCGGACCCCGGCAAGCAGTTCATCCCGGCAGCCTGGGAGGGGCACTCCCTGGAACAGCTGCAGAAGGATGTCTACGACTACACGTATGACGTATGCACCAGCCTGAAGCGGCAGGGCACCACGCCGGACAGCATCCAGATCGGCAACGAGATCAACGTCGGCATGCTGTGGCCGGCCGGCTATGTGAACAACAGTGACTTCGGGCCGCTGGCTGGTCTTCTCAAATCCGGCTATGCGGCGACAAAAGCTTGCAACCGAGCCACCCAGGTCATGATCCATACGGCGCTGGCCGGGAACATCGACGCGGCGCACTGGTTCTACGACGGGATCACCGCGCAGGGCGTGAAGTGGGACATCACCGCGCTCTCCTACTACTGCATGTGGCACGGCTCGCTGGACAACCTGCGCACGGTCCTCACCGACGTCAAGGCGCGCTATGCCAAGCCGGTGGTGATCGCCGAGACGGCGTACCCGTGGACCACCGAGAACTTCGACCACCTGGAGAACATCATCCTGTCGGATGCGCCGTGCGACGGGATCCCGGCGACGCGGCAGGGGCAGGCGCAGCAGTTCGCCCAGGTGCAGCAGGTGGCCCGGGAGGCCGGGGCGCTCGGCGTCTTCTACTGGGAGCCGACCTGGACCGCGATCGACGGCAACGGCTGGGACACCGAGGACATCCTCAACTCCGGCAACGCCTGGGAGAACATGGCCACCTTCGACGACGGTGGCCGCGTCAACCCGTACCTCCGCTGGCAGCGCTGA
- a CDS encoding TetR/AcrR family transcriptional regulator — translation MPRPTKQQIDDEILDAAASLFARHGFKETSVQRIADTVGYSKTGLLHRFPTKEALQEAVIARCVGQLHEIGARSAELPTGPERDRAVIVAVAQLALAQPGVVALLLSSLLSEPESEMGTALQAIGEAIATAFGDEFLCDQTRALRVTGALGAIAVASVALRDHLTPEAMAVLVEVGYNALGH, via the coding sequence ATGCCGCGCCCGACCAAGCAGCAGATCGACGACGAGATCCTGGACGCCGCCGCGAGCCTCTTCGCCCGGCACGGGTTCAAGGAGACGTCGGTGCAGCGCATCGCCGACACGGTCGGCTACTCGAAGACCGGCCTGCTGCACCGCTTCCCCACCAAGGAGGCGCTGCAGGAGGCCGTGATCGCGCGCTGCGTCGGCCAGCTCCACGAGATCGGTGCGCGCAGCGCCGAGCTGCCCACCGGGCCGGAGCGCGACCGCGCCGTCATCGTCGCCGTCGCGCAGCTCGCGCTGGCCCAGCCCGGCGTCGTCGCGCTGCTGCTCTCCTCCCTGCTCAGCGAGCCGGAGAGCGAGATGGGGACGGCGTTGCAGGCCATCGGCGAAGCCATCGCCACGGCCTTCGGCGACGAGTTCCTCTGCGACCAGACCCGTGCGCTGCGGGTCACCGGCGCGCTCGGCGCCATCGCGGTCGCCAGCGTCGCCCTGCGTGACCACCTGACCCCCGAAGCCATGGCCGTCCTCGTCGAGGTCGGCTACAACGCGCTCGGGCACTGA
- a CDS encoding glycoside hydrolase family 53 protein, whose translation MKPSLRALLATAVLAVTVALTPAPAQAAPLTMLGADVSSLQRSLDLGAKYYKNGVATDPYDILRQAGANYMRLRVWNNPASGYNNKAKVLQQARAIKARGLRLLIDFHYSDTWADPGKQYPPAAWAAHSLTQLQSDVYNYTYDVCTALKAQGTTPDSVQIGNEINVGMLWPRGQVVNSNFAPLASLLKQGYNATKACNSSTQVMIHTANSDSLTNARWFYDGIRAAGVQWDITALSYYCMWHGTLANLYNVITDMRTRYGKPVVVAETAYQFTSADADSEKNSIPGTVLCDNIPATWAGQAQQFTWVQNTARNAGAIGVFYWEPTWYAIKGNGWDPADINGTGDGWDNMATFDWTGNVNPNLRWTA comes from the coding sequence ATGAAACCGTCCCTGCGTGCCCTCCTCGCGACCGCCGTCCTCGCGGTCACCGTGGCACTCACCCCCGCCCCCGCCCAGGCCGCGCCCCTGACCATGCTCGGCGCTGACGTGTCCTCCCTGCAGCGCAGCCTCGACCTGGGCGCCAAGTACTACAAGAACGGCGTCGCCACCGACCCCTACGACATCCTTCGCCAGGCCGGCGCGAACTACATGCGGCTGCGGGTCTGGAACAACCCGGCCAGCGGCTACAACAACAAAGCCAAGGTGCTGCAGCAGGCCCGGGCGATCAAAGCGCGCGGGTTACGTCTCTTGATCGACTTCCACTACTCGGACACCTGGGCGGACCCCGGCAAGCAATACCCGCCCGCCGCCTGGGCCGCACACTCCCTCACACAGTTGCAGTCCGACGTCTACAACTACACGTACGACGTCTGCACCGCGCTGAAGGCCCAGGGCACCACCCCCGACAGCGTGCAGATCGGCAACGAGATCAACGTCGGCATGCTGTGGCCCCGCGGCCAGGTGGTGAACAGCAACTTCGCCCCGCTCGCGTCGCTGCTCAAGCAGGGTTACAACGCCACCAAGGCCTGCAACAGCTCCACCCAGGTCATGATCCACACCGCGAACTCGGACAGCCTCACGAACGCCCGCTGGTTCTACGACGGCATCCGCGCGGCCGGCGTGCAGTGGGACATCACGGCGCTCTCCTACTACTGCATGTGGCACGGCACGCTGGCCAACCTCTACAACGTCATCACCGACATGCGTACGCGCTACGGCAAGCCGGTCGTCGTAGCGGAAACCGCCTACCAGTTCACCAGCGCCGACGCCGACAGCGAGAAGAACTCCATCCCCGGAACCGTCCTCTGCGACAACATCCCCGCCACATGGGCCGGCCAGGCCCAACAGTTCACCTGGGTCCAGAACACCGCCCGCAACGCCGGCGCGATCGGCGTCTTCTACTGGGAACCCACCTGGTACGCCATCAAGGGCAACGGCTGGGACCCGGCCGACATCAACGGCACCGGCGACGGGTGGGACAACATGGCCACCTTCGACTGGACCGGCAACGTCAACCCCAACCTCCGCTGGACCGCATAA
- a CDS encoding laminin G domain-containing protein — MGSRRSAVLLTAALTVLTIGAAAPAEADSDRVVAFWSMNEPSGTSRMLDSSGNGLHGRVGDEVGTGTPAETDRGYRFERLEPDTPPARPGHLVVVPHHAALNPGSRNFAVTLRLRTTGKFGNIVQKGQATVAGGSFKLQIPNGRVECTYRGSAGTVEVFAPYRINDGYWHMVKCARVRGGVALIIDGRLVASKTGWTGPIANGWPVTIGGKLDCDQVEVGCDYYAGDLDYVLIETD; from the coding sequence ATGGGATCACGCCGCTCCGCGGTCTTACTGACTGCCGCCCTGACCGTCCTCACCATCGGGGCAGCCGCACCGGCCGAAGCCGACTCCGACCGCGTGGTCGCGTTCTGGAGCATGAACGAGCCGAGCGGGACCAGCCGGATGCTGGACAGCAGCGGCAACGGCCTGCACGGCCGGGTCGGCGACGAGGTCGGCACCGGGACGCCCGCGGAGACCGACCGCGGCTACCGCTTCGAACGCCTCGAACCGGACACCCCGCCGGCACGCCCCGGGCACCTGGTCGTCGTCCCGCACCACGCGGCCCTGAACCCGGGCAGCCGGAACTTCGCGGTGACGCTGCGACTGCGCACCACCGGCAAGTTCGGCAACATCGTTCAGAAGGGACAGGCCACGGTGGCCGGCGGCAGTTTCAAGCTGCAGATCCCGAACGGGCGCGTGGAGTGCACGTACCGGGGTTCCGCGGGCACCGTCGAGGTCTTCGCGCCGTACCGGATCAACGACGGGTACTGGCACATGGTCAAGTGCGCCCGGGTCCGGGGCGGGGTGGCCCTGATCATCGACGGGCGCCTGGTGGCGTCGAAGACCGGCTGGACCGGGCCGATCGCCAACGGATGGCCGGTCACCATCGGCGGCAAGCTCGACTGCGACCAGGTCGAGGTCGGCTGCGACTACTACGCCGGCGACCTCGACTACGTCCTGATCGAGACCGACTGA
- a CDS encoding LacI family DNA-binding transcriptional regulator gives MSRKRPTIRDVAREAGVSYATVSRVLNGRDWVSPEAVRAVRDAISRTGYTTNQHARSLATGRSGSIAFLLTEPQHLLFEDPNFSVLLRGVAQALSDRQLTLILMIASTPEERGRTIEFLNGGHVDGVLLVSPHSGDPLLRQLVQAQVPIVACGQVLGFEDTISSVSADDWGGARSAVEHLLASGCRRIATITGPQDTFGGVFRLRGYSDALTAAGIAVDPAYVVHGDWSRQSGAAGMRTLLDRVPEVDAVFAASDAMAAAALPVLREAGRDVPGDVRVVGFDDSGLAATTEPPLTTVRHPLERISEEMVRLLVDVIAGRTPLSITVPTSLVIRSSSPA, from the coding sequence GTGTCCCGGAAACGCCCCACCATTCGCGATGTCGCTCGCGAGGCCGGGGTGTCCTATGCCACCGTCTCGCGGGTGCTCAACGGCCGGGACTGGGTGAGCCCGGAAGCGGTCCGCGCGGTCCGCGACGCCATCTCCCGGACCGGGTACACGACGAACCAGCACGCCCGGTCCCTGGCGACCGGCCGCTCCGGGTCGATCGCGTTCCTGCTCACCGAGCCGCAGCACCTGCTCTTCGAGGACCCGAACTTCTCGGTGCTGCTGCGCGGGGTGGCGCAGGCGCTCTCCGACCGGCAGCTGACGCTGATCCTGATGATCGCGTCGACGCCGGAGGAGCGCGGGCGGACCATCGAGTTCCTCAACGGCGGGCACGTCGACGGCGTGCTGCTGGTCTCCCCGCACTCCGGGGACCCGCTGCTGCGGCAACTGGTCCAGGCGCAGGTGCCGATCGTGGCCTGCGGCCAGGTGCTCGGTTTCGAGGACACCATCAGCTCGGTGTCGGCCGACGACTGGGGTGGCGCCCGGTCGGCGGTCGAGCACCTGCTGGCGTCCGGGTGCCGGCGGATCGCCACGATCACCGGGCCGCAGGACACCTTCGGCGGCGTCTTCCGGCTGCGCGGCTACAGCGACGCGCTGACCGCGGCCGGGATCGCGGTCGACCCGGCGTACGTGGTGCACGGCGACTGGAGCCGGCAGAGCGGGGCGGCCGGGATGCGTACGCTGCTCGACCGGGTGCCGGAGGTGGACGCCGTGTTCGCCGCCTCCGACGCGATGGCCGCCGCCGCCCTGCCAGTGCTGCGTGAGGCCGGCCGCGACGTGCCGGGCGACGTCCGGGTGGTCGGCTTCGACGACTCGGGGCTGGCCGCCACCACCGAACCGCCGCTCACCACCGTGCGGCATCCACTGGAACGCATCAGCGAGGAGATGGTCCGTCTTCTCGTGGATGTGATCGCTGGGCGTACCCCGCTCTCCATCACCGTGCCCACCAGCCTGGTGATCCGTTCTTCCTCCCCAGCCTGA
- a CDS encoding MMPL family transporter: MATLLHRLGLASARHRIAVTIAWLVALVAVGVGAATLSGTTANTFSIPGQESTTALDLMTDKFGAASAGATVQVVFEGQDGDKVTDPQNAAAITQAVASLAELPGVVSASNPFDEAAPTISRDQVAAYTTVTYDVQPSEVTDDQRAALLSALDPPRAALLTVEARGEALSNPADIGGASEILGVVVALIVLALTYGSLVAAGMNLLTAIVGVGIGAAGIVTLTGFVDLQSTTPILAVMLGLAVGIDYALFIVTRHRHELRRGLAVEDAAAMAVGTAGAAVVTAGLTVVIALAGLSVVGIPFLSEMGIAAAATIVIAVLVAITLVPAILGFIGARALPRKLRGVPAAEELPDGRGFIRGWANFVANQRVLSLVLAVAALAVIAIPFFSMQTTLNQRPSEGSTQYYAQEIIDTRFGPGVSSPLLILVDGPNAVAYAAEVQKQVATLPDVALATPARPSQDQSAALITIIPASGPEDEKTVDLVHNIRDTIADADGAEVYVTGNTAISIDVSQKLNDALPVYLALVVGLAFVLLVLVFRSILVPVVGVLGFLLTIGAAFGATVAVFQWGWAAGAVNAGSTGPILSLAPIIIVGILFGLAMDYQVFLVSRMHEAHAHGASPRDAIVTGFRQAAPVVIAAATIMFAVFAAFVPEGNDTIKPIAFALAVGIAFDAFIVRMIAVPAALALLGGAAWWLPAWLRWLPELDVEGAALERKPPAVGPAAPKHSATSPA, encoded by the coding sequence ATGGCAACCCTGTTGCACCGCCTCGGGCTGGCGTCCGCACGGCACCGGATCGCCGTGACGATCGCCTGGCTGGTGGCCCTGGTCGCCGTCGGCGTCGGCGCGGCCACGCTCTCCGGCACCACGGCCAACACCTTCAGCATCCCCGGCCAGGAGTCGACCACCGCGCTCGACCTGATGACCGACAAGTTCGGGGCGGCCTCGGCGGGCGCGACCGTCCAGGTGGTCTTCGAGGGTCAGGACGGCGACAAGGTCACCGACCCGCAGAACGCGGCGGCGATCACGCAGGCCGTGGCGTCCCTGGCCGAGCTGCCGGGTGTGGTGTCGGCGAGCAACCCGTTCGACGAGGCCGCGCCGACGATCTCCCGGGACCAGGTCGCGGCGTACACCACGGTCACCTACGACGTGCAGCCCTCCGAGGTCACCGACGACCAGCGGGCCGCGCTGCTCAGCGCCCTCGACCCGCCGCGCGCGGCGCTGCTCACCGTCGAGGCCCGCGGTGAGGCGCTCAGCAACCCGGCCGACATCGGCGGCGCCTCCGAGATCCTCGGCGTCGTGGTCGCCCTGATCGTGCTGGCCCTGACCTATGGCTCGCTGGTCGCCGCCGGGATGAACCTGCTGACCGCCATCGTCGGCGTCGGCATCGGCGCGGCCGGCATCGTCACCCTCACCGGCTTCGTCGACCTGCAGTCCACCACCCCGATCCTCGCGGTGATGCTCGGCCTCGCGGTCGGCATCGACTACGCGCTGTTCATCGTCACCCGGCACCGGCACGAGCTGCGCCGCGGCCTCGCCGTCGAGGACGCCGCCGCGATGGCGGTCGGCACCGCCGGTGCGGCCGTGGTCACCGCCGGCCTCACCGTGGTGATCGCGCTCGCCGGCCTCTCCGTCGTCGGCATCCCGTTCCTCAGCGAGATGGGCATCGCCGCCGCGGCCACCATCGTCATCGCGGTCCTCGTCGCGATCACCCTGGTGCCGGCCATCCTCGGCTTCATCGGCGCCCGCGCCCTGCCCCGCAAGCTGCGCGGCGTGCCGGCCGCCGAGGAACTCCCCGACGGCCGCGGCTTCATCCGCGGCTGGGCGAACTTCGTGGCCAACCAGCGGGTCCTCAGCCTGGTCCTGGCGGTCGCCGCGCTCGCCGTCATCGCTATCCCGTTCTTCTCCATGCAGACCACGCTCAACCAGCGGCCGTCCGAGGGCAGCACGCAGTACTACGCGCAGGAGATTATCGACACCCGCTTCGGTCCCGGCGTGAGCAGCCCGCTGCTGATCCTGGTCGACGGTCCGAACGCGGTCGCGTACGCCGCCGAGGTCCAGAAGCAGGTCGCCACCCTGCCGGACGTCGCCCTGGCCACCCCGGCCCGGCCCAGCCAGGACCAGTCCGCCGCGCTGATCACGATCATCCCGGCGTCCGGCCCGGAAGACGAGAAGACCGTCGACCTGGTCCACAACATCCGCGACACCATCGCGGACGCGGACGGCGCCGAGGTCTACGTCACCGGCAACACCGCCATCAGCATCGACGTCTCGCAGAAACTCAACGACGCGCTCCCGGTCTACCTCGCCCTGGTCGTCGGCCTGGCGTTCGTGCTGCTGGTGCTGGTGTTCCGGTCGATCCTGGTGCCGGTCGTCGGCGTACTCGGCTTCCTCCTGACCATCGGCGCCGCCTTCGGCGCCACCGTCGCCGTCTTCCAGTGGGGCTGGGCCGCCGGCGCGGTCAACGCCGGCTCCACCGGCCCGATCCTCAGCCTCGCGCCGATCATCATCGTGGGCATTCTGTTCGGCCTGGCCATGGACTACCAGGTCTTCCTGGTCTCCCGCATGCACGAGGCCCACGCCCACGGCGCTTCGCCTCGCGACGCCATCGTGACCGGCTTCCGCCAGGCCGCCCCGGTGGTCATCGCGGCCGCCACCATCATGTTCGCGGTATTCGCCGCGTTCGTCCCGGAAGGCAACGACACCATCAAGCCGATCGCCTTCGCCCTCGCGGTGGGCATCGCCTTCGACGCCTTCATCGTCCGCATGATCGCGGTCCCGGCGGCCCTCGCCCTGCTCGGCGGCGCCGCCTGGTGGCTCCCGGCCTGGCTGCGCTGGCTCCCGGAACTCGACGTTGAGGGCGCGGCCCTGGAGCGCAAGCCCCCGGCGGTCGGTCCGGCCGCCCCGAAGCACTCCGCCACCAGCCCCGCCTGA
- a CDS encoding carbohydrate ABC transporter permease: MTALALKKRSPLATTLLLLGAAYCLLPVLWVVIASSKSAGELFSTFTLAPSTHLWANIVDLAGYREGLYWRWMANTALYAGVGAAVSTLISAMAGYALAKFEFRGKSFVFNVILAGVLVPGVILAIPQYLLLAKVGMTNTYWAVLLPSFISPYGIYLARIFAAASVPTEILEASRIDGAGDWRTFARVVLPMMRTGLVTVFLFQFVAIWNNFMLPYIMLGDDKLYPITVGLNGLLNQGANQPAMYTSVVTGALLSIIPLIALFLALQRYWQVDLAAGGVKA; the protein is encoded by the coding sequence ATGACTGCCCTGGCTCTGAAGAAGCGCAGCCCGCTCGCCACCACGCTCCTGCTGCTCGGCGCCGCCTACTGCCTGCTCCCCGTCCTCTGGGTGGTGATCGCCTCGTCGAAGAGCGCCGGCGAGCTGTTCTCCACCTTCACCCTGGCCCCTAGCACCCATCTCTGGGCGAACATCGTCGACCTGGCCGGCTACCGCGAGGGCCTGTACTGGCGCTGGATGGCGAACACCGCCCTCTACGCCGGGGTCGGCGCGGCCGTCTCCACGCTGATCTCGGCGATGGCCGGGTACGCCCTGGCCAAGTTCGAGTTCCGCGGCAAGAGCTTCGTCTTCAACGTGATCCTGGCCGGCGTCCTGGTGCCCGGCGTCATCCTGGCCATCCCGCAGTACCTGCTGCTGGCCAAGGTCGGGATGACCAACACCTACTGGGCGGTGCTGCTGCCCAGTTTCATCAGCCCGTACGGCATCTACCTGGCCCGGATCTTCGCGGCCGCGTCGGTGCCCACCGAGATCCTGGAGGCGTCCCGCATCGACGGGGCCGGCGACTGGCGCACCTTCGCCCGGGTGGTGCTGCCGATGATGCGGACCGGCCTGGTCACCGTCTTCCTCTTCCAGTTCGTCGCGATCTGGAACAACTTCATGCTGCCGTACATCATGCTCGGCGACGACAAGCTCTACCCGATCACCGTCGGGCTCAACGGCCTGCTCAACCAGGGCGCGAACCAGCCGGCCATGTACACCTCGGTGGTGACCGGCGCGCTGCTGTCGATCATCCCGCTGATCGCGCTGTTCCTGGCGCTGCAGCGGTACTGGCAGGTCGACCTGGCCGCCGGCGGGGTCAAGGCCTGA
- a CDS encoding amidohydrolase, with protein sequence MISADLILTGGPVFTADPARANATTVAVRDGRILAVGADEVRELAGPDTETVDLRGRLLLPGFQDAHVHAVLGGVELTQCDLSGTTDLDEYLRRVRAYADRNPGLEWITGGGWAMESFPGGVPGRELLDRVVPDRPVYLVNRDHHGAWVNSRALEAAGITADSTDPADGRIDRAPDGSPAGGLQEGAMQLVAALLPVVTPEERLAGLLRAQELLHSLGVTAWQDAMLCGTNGYPDVSDAYRTAAAEGLLTATVIGALWWDRDFGAEQIPDLVAKRERFTVGRLRSDTVKLMLDGVAENFTAAMTSPYLDGCGCATTNRGLSFIDPAALPGYVTELDALGFQVHFHALGDRAVRDALDAVAAARAANGFRDTRPHLAHLQVVHPQDVPRFRALGATANLQAYWASHEPQMDDLTIPFLDPALAARQYPFGDLLRAGTHLAAGSDWPVTTPDPLQAIHVAVNRAHHGSDYEPFLGGQALDLGAALTAYTAGSAYVNRLDDAGTLRPGNRADLVVLDRDPFAAPAREIGDARVALTYVDGRRVYAAPDA encoded by the coding sequence ATGATCTCCGCTGACCTGATCCTCACCGGCGGGCCGGTGTTCACCGCCGACCCGGCACGCGCCAACGCCACCACGGTCGCCGTCCGCGACGGCCGGATCCTCGCCGTCGGCGCCGACGAGGTACGCGAGCTGGCCGGCCCGGACACCGAGACCGTGGACCTGCGCGGCCGGCTGCTGCTCCCCGGTTTCCAGGACGCCCACGTGCACGCGGTGCTGGGCGGCGTCGAGCTGACCCAGTGCGACCTGTCCGGCACCACCGACCTCGACGAGTACCTGCGACGGGTCCGGGCGTACGCGGACCGCAACCCCGGCTTGGAGTGGATCACCGGCGGCGGATGGGCGATGGAGAGCTTCCCGGGTGGCGTGCCGGGCCGGGAACTGCTGGACCGGGTGGTCCCCGACCGGCCGGTGTACCTGGTCAACCGGGATCACCACGGCGCCTGGGTGAACAGCCGGGCGCTCGAGGCGGCCGGGATCACCGCGGATTCCACCGATCCGGCGGACGGGCGGATCGACCGGGCGCCCGACGGCTCCCCGGCGGGTGGCCTGCAGGAGGGGGCCATGCAGCTGGTCGCGGCGCTGCTGCCGGTGGTGACGCCGGAGGAACGGCTGGCGGGTCTGCTCCGGGCGCAGGAGCTGCTGCATTCGCTCGGCGTGACGGCCTGGCAGGACGCGATGCTCTGCGGCACGAACGGCTATCCGGACGTGTCCGACGCGTACCGGACGGCGGCCGCCGAGGGGTTGCTCACCGCGACCGTGATCGGCGCGCTCTGGTGGGACCGTGACTTCGGCGCCGAACAGATCCCGGACCTGGTCGCCAAGCGCGAGCGGTTCACCGTCGGGCGGCTGCGCAGCGACACCGTGAAGCTGATGCTCGACGGGGTGGCGGAGAACTTCACGGCCGCGATGACCTCGCCGTACCTGGACGGGTGCGGGTGCGCCACCACGAATCGGGGACTGTCGTTCATCGACCCGGCGGCCCTGCCGGGCTATGTGACCGAGCTGGACGCGCTCGGCTTCCAGGTGCACTTCCACGCCCTGGGCGACCGGGCGGTCCGGGACGCGCTGGACGCGGTGGCCGCGGCCCGGGCGGCGAACGGGTTCCGCGACACCCGGCCGCACCTGGCGCATCTGCAGGTGGTGCACCCGCAGGACGTGCCCCGCTTCCGGGCGCTGGGGGCGACGGCGAACCTGCAGGCGTACTGGGCGTCGCACGAGCCGCAGATGGACGACCTGACCATCCCGTTCCTGGACCCGGCGCTGGCCGCGCGGCAGTACCCGTTCGGGGATCTGCTGCGGGCCGGGACGCACCTGGCAGCCGGCAGCGACTGGCCGGTCACCACGCCGGACCCGTTGCAGGCGATCCACGTCGCGGTGAACCGGGCGCACCACGGCAGCGACTACGAGCCGTTCCTCGGCGGGCAGGCGCTGGATCTGGGAGCCGCGCTGACGGCGTACACGGCGGGTTCGGCGTACGTGAACCGGCTCGACGACGCCGGCACGCTGCGGCCGGGGAACCGGGCCGACCTGGTGGTGCTGGACCGCGACCCGTTCGCCGCGCCGGCCCGGGAGATCGGCGACGCCCGGGTCGCGCTCACCTACGTCGACGGACGACGGGTGTACGCGGCCCCGGACGCCTGA
- a CDS encoding AAA domain-containing protein, producing MASTSVDLDRDGNDGFCVALEFALSAARGPAGAAARVPAQRDAGLDERIQRDAVVRLRAGATVNPRLLPLLADARYAPVPPGAAEDDVVGRALGVPDLVCLLAPPGVTRTRTVLEIVRAAAERGERVLIAAPTSAALDVLVSRLPAGPTVIRVDQGGTGPGTPAAAAAETQRKILARSQAAVHRLEPWLGEPSPAAGWLRRLTSALDAAAQAREAADQAASGRDEVASAARERLSGPVREAQRAAEVAERAVALAAESVDRLTEALRRAESSRFGWWRAGRLRGRLAQAVPAAASARTALSRARAEFADRSAELDKSVEQDDSVRSAADRAAFADLAAHRALESAERSAHQLTRMLDGVVAEPEWTADAAGMTGFAGRCRELEPVLRGRAALLREWRQRAARPTRQLHTELLRYADVLAATCLGIGRPEYGELEFDLVVVEDAGRVPVPAALVPLVRARRAILAGATGRRPGALTGSILDLIATRAPAANRISLS from the coding sequence ATGGCGTCGACCTCTGTCGATCTAGATCGCGACGGGAACGACGGCTTCTGCGTGGCCCTCGAGTTCGCCCTGAGCGCGGCCCGCGGGCCGGCCGGCGCTGCCGCGCGCGTTCCGGCGCAGCGTGACGCCGGTCTGGACGAGCGGATTCAGCGCGACGCCGTCGTCCGGCTGCGGGCCGGAGCCACCGTCAACCCCCGGCTGCTGCCCCTGCTCGCCGACGCCCGGTATGCGCCGGTCCCGCCCGGGGCCGCCGAGGACGACGTGGTGGGGCGGGCTCTGGGCGTACCCGATCTGGTGTGTCTTCTGGCGCCGCCCGGCGTGACCCGGACCCGGACCGTGCTGGAGATCGTGCGAGCCGCCGCGGAGCGCGGCGAGCGGGTGCTGATCGCCGCGCCCACCTCGGCGGCCCTCGACGTGCTGGTGTCCAGGCTGCCGGCCGGGCCGACCGTGATCCGCGTCGACCAGGGCGGGACCGGGCCGGGCACGCCGGCTGCCGCGGCCGCCGAGACCCAGCGCAAGATCCTGGCCCGGTCGCAGGCCGCCGTGCACCGGCTCGAACCGTGGCTCGGCGAGCCCTCCCCGGCGGCCGGCTGGCTGCGCCGGCTGACCAGCGCGCTCGATGCGGCAGCGCAGGCGCGGGAGGCGGCTGACCAGGCCGCTTCCGGGCGGGACGAGGTCGCCTCCGCGGCCCGGGAACGGCTGAGCGGTCCGGTCCGGGAAGCGCAGCGGGCCGCCGAGGTCGCGGAACGCGCCGTGGCCCTCGCCGCCGAGTCGGTGGACCGGTTGACCGAGGCGTTGCGCCGGGCCGAGAGCTCCCGCTTCGGGTGGTGGCGGGCCGGGCGGCTGCGCGGCCGGCTGGCCCAGGCGGTGCCGGCCGCGGCGAGCGCGCGGACCGCGCTCAGCCGGGCCCGGGCCGAGTTCGCGGACCGCTCCGCCGAGCTGGACAAAAGCGTGGAACAGGACGATTCGGTACGCTCCGCAGCCGACCGGGCCGCCTTCGCCGACCTGGCCGCACACCGCGCCCTGGAGTCCGCCGAACGGTCCGCCCACCAGCTCACCCGCATGCTCGACGGGGTCGTCGCGGAGCCGGAGTGGACCGCGGACGCCGCCGGGATGACCGGGTTCGCCGGCCGCTGCCGGGAGCTGGAGCCGGTGCTGCGGGGCCGGGCCGCGCTGCTGCGCGAGTGGCGGCAACGGGCCGCCCGGCCGACCCGGCAACTGCACACCGAGCTGCTGCGTTACGCCGACGTGCTGGCCGCCACCTGCCTCGGGATCGGCCGGCCGGAGTACGGCGAGCTCGAGTTCGACCTGGTCGTGGTCGAGGACGCCGGACGGGTCCCGGTGCCGGCCGCCCTGGTGCCGCTGGTCCGGGCCCGCCGGGCGATCCTGGCCGGGGCGACCGGCCGGCGGCCCGGCGCGCTCACCGGCAGCATTCTTGACCTGATCGCCACCCGGGCGCCCGCGGCGAACCGGATCAGCCTGTCGTGA